In Arachis stenosperma cultivar V10309 chromosome 1, arast.V10309.gnm1.PFL2, whole genome shotgun sequence, one DNA window encodes the following:
- the LOC130979780 gene encoding 60S acidic ribosomal protein P3-like has protein sequence MEVFTFVLRKSGAEWTVKQHSGDIEDSASSTYDLQRKLVNAARAADSSGAVQSSFSFVSPSSAVFQVVVGGAVFVGGGAVAAAPAGYAAYYHPRPEGTAWLMRKTARHCEEEDCVGVSFQL, from the exons ATGGAAGTATTCACATTCGTTCTCCGCAAATCCGGCGCCGAGTGGACTGTGAAGCAGCACTCTGGCGACATCGAGGACTCCGCCTCCTCCACCTACGACCTTCAACGCAAGCTCGTCAATGCCGCTCGCGCCGCTGATTCCTCCGGCGCCGTTCAGTCCTCTTTCTCTTTCGTTTCTCCCTCCTCTGCTGTCTTCCAAGTGGTTGTGGGTGGTGCAGTCTTCGTTGGAGGTGGTGCTGTTGCTGCTGCTCCTGCTGGCT ATGCTGCTTACTACCATCCTAGACCGGAGGGGACGGCGTGGCTGATGAGGAAGACGGCACGGCACTGCGAAGAAGAAGATTGCGTTGGGGTTTCTTTCCAGTTGTAA